In Vigna unguiculata cultivar IT97K-499-35 chromosome 3, ASM411807v1, whole genome shotgun sequence, a single genomic region encodes these proteins:
- the LOC114177532 gene encoding transmembrane 9 superfamily member 2, translating into MGRSGLALVLAILISFQGTILVRSDGSDHRYKEGDHVPLYANKVGPFHNPSETYRYFDLPFCVTGKEKEKTEALGEVLNGDRLVSTPYELNFRTEKDAKLVCSRKLTKEQVAQFREAVKKDYYFQMYYDDLPIWGFIGTVDKEGKTDPSEYKYFLYKHIQFDILYNKDRVVEISARMDPHSVVDLTEDKDVDVDFRYTAKWKETDTPFEKRMEKYSQSSSLPHHLEIHWFSIINSCVTVLLLTGFLATILMRVLKNDFMKYAQDEEAADDQEETGWKYIHGDVFRFPKHKSLFAASLGSGTQLFTLTIFIFMLALVGVFYPYNRGALFTALVVIYALTSGIAGYTATSFYIQLEGSNWVRNLLLTGCLFCGPLFLMFCFLNTVAIVYSATAALPFGTILVIVLIWTLVTSPLLVLGGIAGKNRKSEFQAPVRTTKYPREIPPLPWYRSTLPQMAMAGFLPFSAIYIELYYIFASVWGHRIYTIYSILFIVFIILLIVTAFITVALTYFQLAAEDHEWWWRSFLCGGSTGLFIYGYCLYYYYARSDMSGFMQTSFFFGYMACICYGFFLMLGSVGFRASLLFVRHIYRSIKCE; encoded by the exons ATGGGAAGGAGCGGGTTGGCTTTGGTTCTCGCGATTCTGATCTCTTTTCAGGGAACAATCCTCGTCAGATCCGATGGCTCCGATCACCGTTACAAGGAAGGAGACCACGTTCCTCTTTACGCCAACAAAGTCGGTCCCTTTCACAACCCCAG TGAAACATATCGGTACTTTGACCTGCCATTCTGTGTGACAG GCAAGGAGAAAGAAAAGACCGAAGCTCTTGGGGAGGTGTTGAATGGCGATCGCCTTGTTAGTACACCTTATGAACTTAATTTCCGAACAGAGAAAGATGCTAAGCTTGTATGCAGTAGGAAGCTCACAAAGGAGCAAGTTGCACAGTTTCGAGAAGCAGTTAAGAAGGACTATTATTTCCAGATGTATTATGATGACTTGCCAATCTGGGGATTTATTGGGACGGTTGACAAGGAAGGGAAAACTGATCCTAGCGAGTACAAGTATTTTCTTTACAAGCACATTCAGTTTGATATTCTGTACAACAAAGATCGAGTGGTTGAGATCAGTGCCCGGATGGATCCTCATTCTGTGGTGGACCTGACTGAGGATAAAGATGTTGATGTTGATTTTAGGTACACAGCAAAATGGAAGGAAACTGATACTCCTTTTGAGAAGAGAATGGAAAAGTACTCTCAATCTTCTTCTTTGCCTCATCACTTAGAGATTCACTGGTTCTCGATCATAAACTCCTGTGTAACAGTGCTTCTTTTGACTGGTTTTCTGGCAACCATTCTCATGCGTGTATTGAAGAATGACTTTATGAA ATATGCTCAAGACGAGGAAGCTGCTGATGATCAAGAGGAGACAGGGTGGAAGTACATTCATGGTGATGTTTTTCGGTTTCCAAAGCACAAGTCTTTGTTCGCAGCATCCCTTGGTTCTGGTACTCAGTTATTCACACT TACAATCTTCATTTTTATGCTAGCACTGGTTGGTGTGTTTTATCCATATAACCGAGGTGCTTTATTTACTGCACTGGTGGTCATATATGCTCTCACTTCTGGCATTGCTGGCTACACTGCTACTTCCTTCTACATCCAACTTGAAGGGTCTAATTGG GTTAGGAACTTATTGCTCACAGGATGCCTCTTTTGTGGCCCCCTTTTCCTGATGTTCTGCTTCCTTAACACGGTTGCAATTGTTTATAGTGCAACTGCTGCCCTGCCATTTGGCACAATTTTGGTGATAGTTCTAATATGGACATTGGTAACTTCACCATTGCTTGTGTTGGGTGGTATTGCTGGTAAAAATAGGAAATCTGAGTTCCAAGCACCTGTCCGCACTACAAAATATCCCCGAGAAATTCCACCTCTACCTTGGTACAGGAGTACCCTTCCCCAGATGGCAATGGCAGGATTTCTCCCATTTAGTGCCATCTACATAGAGCTGTACTACATTTTTGCAAGTGTATGGGGCCACAGAATTTATACCATCTACAGCATACtcttcattgtttttattattctgCTGATTGTCACTGCTTTCATCACTGTGGCTCTGACATATTTCCAACTTGCTGCCGAGGATCATGAATGGTGGTGGAG GTCTTTCCTCTGCGGTGGATCAACTGGGTTGTTCATCTACGGCTATTGCTTGTATTACTACTATGCACGATCAGACATGTCTGGTTTCATGCAAACATCGTTCTTCTTCGGTTACATGGCCTGCATCTGCTATGGTTTCTTCCTAATGCTTGGTAGTGTAGGTTTCCGTGCCTCCCTACTCTTTGTTCGTCACATATACAGGTCCATCAAGTGTGAGTAG